In Humulus lupulus chromosome 6, drHumLupu1.1, whole genome shotgun sequence, a single genomic region encodes these proteins:
- the LOC133783060 gene encoding probable alpha,alpha-trehalose-phosphate synthase [UDP-forming] 11, whose product MLSGSSRLDQLNLLSIDDFWAMNRFPRLMTMPGVISPPSEFENGDVSSPTSSVAVQERRIVVSNQLPIRATRNAETSKWSFELDKDSLVLQLKDGFGPQVEVIYVGCLEVEIEAPEQDEVSQILLDRFRCVPTFLSSETRDKFYHGFCKHYLWPLFHYMLPISPSHGARFDKSQWRAYVSANKSFADKIMEVINPDEDFIWVHDYHLMILPTILRRRFHRVKLGFFLHSPFPSSEIYRTLPVRNEILQGLLNCDLIGFHTFDYARHFLSCCSRMLGLDYQSKRGYIGLEYYGRTVGIKILPVGIHMGQLQSVLSLSETAEKVRELKEEYDGKIVVLGVDDMDLFKGISLKFLAMGQLLEEHAHLRGKVVLIQITNPARSQGKDVQDVENESNSIAEEINQKYGEDGYQPIVFIKRQVTTLEKAAFYAIAECCVVNCVRDGMNLVPYKYTVCRQGSPVLNKALGVAENPKESVIIVSEFIGCSPSLSGAIRVNPWSIEAVSDALNLAICMPEMEKRLRHEKHYKYINSHDVAFWAKSFDQDLERACKDHYSKRCWGIGFGLGFRVVALGPNFRKLSLEHIVSAYRNTTSRLILLDYDGTIKSQASVNKAPSDIIISLLNCLCDDPKNVVFIASGRGREPLSEWFAPCKKLGISAEHGYFTRWNSSSSWETCSLAVDFDWRRVAVPVMELYTEATDGSFIEQKESALVWHHQDADPHFGSSQAKELLDHLESVLANEPVVVTRGQHIVEVKPQGVSKGRAVESLISTMQSNGRSPDFVLCIGDDRSDEDMFESIYRSSSNPSSLPAIAEVFACTVGQKPSTAKYYLDDSTEVIKLLIGLASASVLEPKFNSASHSFEVLS is encoded by the exons ATGCTATCGGGATCATCGCGTTTGGACCAGTTGAATTTGCTTTCCATTGATGATTTTTGGGCTATGAATCGCTTCCCAAGACTCATGACTATGCCCGGTGTGATATCACCGCCGTCGGAGTTCGAAAACGGCGACGTCTCGTCTCCTACGTCCTCCGTCGCCGTTCAAGAGCGACGTATCGTCGTTTCGAACCAGCTACCGATACGAGCGACCAGAAACGCCGAGACCTCAAAATGGTCGTTTGAACTGGACAAGGACAGCCTCGTACTACAACTCAAAGACGGGTTCGGTCCCCAAGTCGAAGTAATCTACGTGGGTTGTCTCGAAGTCGAGATCGAAGCTCCGGAGCAGGACGAGGTATCCCAAATTCTCCTCGACAGGTTTCGTTGCGTCCCGACTTTCTTGTCGTCCGAGACTCGGGACAAGTTCTACCATGGATTCTGTAAACACTATCTCTGGCCTTTGTTTCATTACATGTTGCCCATTTCGCCTAGCCACGGAGCCAGGTTCGATAAGTCCCAATGGCGAGCCTACGTCTCGGCTAATAAGTCCTTCGCCGATAAAATCATGGAGGTCATAAATCCAGATGAGGATTTCATCTGGGTTCACGATTACCATCTCATGATCCTCCCCACCATCCTCCGAAGACGATTCCACCGAGTCAAACTCGGTTTCTTCCTCCACAGCCCTTTTCCTTCGTCTGAAATCTACAGGACTCTGCCTGTTCGTAACGAGATTCTCCAGGGTCTGTTGAACTGTGATCTTATTGGGTTTCACACGTTCGATTACGCCAGGCATTTCTTGTCCTGTTGTAGTCGGATGTTGGGTTTGGATTACCAGTCGAAAAGGGGTTATATTGGGCTCGAGTACTATGGTCGAACAGTTGGTATTAAGATCTTACCAGTTGGGATCCATATGGGTCAGCTTCAATCTGTTTTGTCTCTTTCTGAAACTGCAGAAAAAGTCAGGGAATTGAAAGAAGAATACGACGGAAAGATTGTCGTTTTGGGTGTCGACGACATGGATTTGTTTAAAGGTATTAGCTTGAAGTTTCTGGCAATGGGTCAACTCTTGGAAGAGCATGCTCACTTAAGAGGTAAAGTAGTTTTAATTCAGATTACTAACCCTGCAAGAAGCCAAGGCAAAGATGTTCAAGATGTTGAGAACGAGAGCAACTCCATTGCTGAAGAGATTAACCAAAAGTATGGTGAAGATGGTTACCAGCCAATTGTTTTCATCAAAAGACAGGTTACGACATTAGAGAAGGCTGCGTTCTATGCCATAGCTGAGTGCTGTGTAGTGAATTGTGTCAGAGATGGTATGAATTTGGTGCCTTATAAGTACACTGTTTGTAGGCAGGGGAGCCCTGTTTTGAACAAGGCATTGGGAGTTGCTGAAAATCCCAAGGAGAGTGTTATAATTGTGTCCGAATTCATCGGTTGTTCGCCTTCTCTTAGTGGCGCCATTCGGGTCAATCCATGGAGCATTGAGGCTGTCTCTGATGCCTTGAATTTGGCCATTTGTATGCCGGAGATGGAGAAGAGGCTTCGCCATGAGAAGCATTACAAGTACATTAATTCTCATGATGTGGCCTTTTGGGCTAAGAGTTTTGATCAAGACCTTGAGAGAGCTTGTAAAGATCATTACTCTAAGAGGTGTTGGGGAATTGGGTTTGGTTTAGGATTTAGAGTTGTGGCTTTGGGACCAAATTTCAGAAAGCTCTCATTGGAACATATAGTTTCTGCTTATAGAAACACAACTAGTAGGTTGATACTATTGGACTATGATGGTACTATTAAGTCACAAGCTTCGGTTAACAAAGCTCCTTCTGATATAATCATCTCTCTATTGAATTGCTTATGTGATGATCCTAAAAATGTTGTCTTCATTGCTAGTGGAAGAGGGAGGGAGCCACTCAGTGAATGGTTTGCACCATGTAAGAAATTGGGTATTTCAGCTGAGCATGGCTACTTTACAAG GTGGAATAGTAGTTCTTCATGGGAAACTTGTTCCTTAGCAGTGGACTTTGATTGGAGAAGGGTTGCAGTTCCAGTAATGGAACTTTATACTGAGGCAACAGATGGGTCTTTTATAGAACAGAAAGAAAGTGCATTGGTTTGGCACCACCAAGATGCTGACCCTCATTTTGGCTCATCTCAGGCCAAGGAGCTTCTTGACCATCTTGAGAGTGTTCTTGCAAATGAGCCTGTTGTGGTCACCAGAGGTCAACATATAGTGGAAGTAAAGCCTCAG GGTGTGAGTAAAGGCAGAGCTGTTGAAAGCCTCATATCAACTATGCAAAGCAATGGCAGGTCACCAGATTTTGTGCTGTGCATAGGGGACGACCGCTCTGATGAGGACATGTTCGAGTCCATTTACCGGTCATCCTCGAACCCCTCCTCTCTACCAGCCATAGCTGAAGTCTTTGCCTGCACAGTAGGCCAGAAGCCAAGCACAGCAAAGTACTATCTTGATGATTCAACTGAAGTCATTAAGCTTCTCATTGGCCTTGCTTCTGCTTCAGTACTTGAGCCAAAATTCAATAGTGCCTCACATTCATTTGAAGTTCTTTCTTAG